From the bacterium genome, one window contains:
- a CDS encoding prolyl oligopeptidase family serine peptidase, translated as MLTLRHEGWWHPYLLDVERGGVRALSGGACEDVGHAVDSPRVSPDGREIVFSSNRLNPGQRHLFAADIETGATRQLTPGAGTSVEPQWSPDGRRIAFKHSTLRHAPEIWVVSRNGGDMRRVVGAMPADAHPGRFPVPELVHTRGANDWEIPGYLLTPEPRVPGRRYPALVYVHGGGMRQMREGFPPLEAYAFFYAVSVWLAGRGVVSYLVNYRGGIGYGKTFEQGNSGGLGVLECEDCVRAGEYVKTLPFVDPARVGIWGLSYGGWLTLASLVRSPETFAIGLNIAGIWDFDHWMAWAKEHYRPPYDYFLGRAGARAQRPEVWDGASPGRLVERMRAPLVNFHGTRDEAVPFEQLDLIVRDCVAHGKRFETHYYPGESHLFTRRDTWRDALGKVDDALRRYLGVEP; from the coding sequence GTGCTGACGCTGCGGCACGAGGGTTGGTGGCATCCGTACCTGCTCGACGTGGAGCGCGGCGGGGTCCGCGCGCTGAGCGGCGGAGCGTGCGAAGACGTGGGCCACGCGGTCGACTCGCCGCGCGTGAGCCCGGACGGCCGCGAGATCGTGTTCTCGAGCAACCGCCTCAATCCAGGGCAGCGGCACCTCTTCGCGGCGGACATCGAGACCGGCGCCACGCGGCAGCTCACACCCGGCGCCGGAACGAGCGTCGAACCGCAGTGGTCGCCGGACGGCCGCCGTATCGCGTTCAAGCACAGCACCCTCCGCCACGCCCCGGAGATCTGGGTCGTGTCACGGAACGGAGGCGATATGCGGCGCGTGGTGGGCGCCATGCCGGCCGACGCGCATCCCGGGCGGTTCCCCGTTCCCGAACTGGTGCACACCCGCGGCGCGAACGACTGGGAGATCCCGGGATATCTGCTCACGCCGGAGCCGCGCGTCCCGGGCCGCCGCTACCCCGCCCTCGTGTACGTGCACGGCGGCGGCATGCGGCAGATGCGCGAAGGCTTCCCGCCGCTCGAGGCCTACGCGTTCTTCTACGCGGTCTCGGTGTGGCTGGCCGGCCGCGGCGTCGTCTCGTACCTCGTCAACTACCGCGGCGGCATCGGCTACGGGAAGACGTTCGAACAGGGCAACAGCGGCGGTCTCGGCGTGCTCGAGTGCGAGGACTGCGTGCGCGCCGGCGAGTACGTCAAGACGCTGCCGTTCGTCGACCCGGCGCGCGTCGGCATCTGGGGCCTCAGCTACGGCGGATGGCTCACCCTCGCGTCCCTCGTGCGCTCACCGGAGACGTTCGCCATCGGCCTCAACATCGCCGGCATCTGGGACTTCGATCACTGGATGGCGTGGGCGAAAGAGCACTACCGGCCGCCGTACGACTACTTCCTCGGACGCGCCGGCGCACGCGCGCAGCGACCGGAGGTGTGGGACGGCGCGTCACCGGGCCGGCTCGTCGAGCGCATGCGGGCGCCGCTCGTCAACTTCCACGGGACCCGGGACGAGGCGGTGCCGTTCGAGCAGCTCGACCTGATCGTGCGCGACTGCGTGGCCCACGGGAAGCGGTTCGAAACGCATTACTATCCCGGCGAGTCGCACCTCTTTACGCGGCGCGACACCTGGCGGGACGCGCTCGGCAAAGTCGATGACGCGCTCCGTCGCTACCTGGGAGTGGAGCCGTAG
- a CDS encoding glycine C-acetyltransferase, which produces MTESPDTNPLAFLDDELAALRAKGLYRWPRRLTGEQAAVCVYDGRRVVNLCSNNYLGLANDPLLKDAARRAIGEYGVGSGAVRTIAGNLAIHEQVEARLAAFKRTEAALLYQSGFTANAGTVSAVLGKGDVVVSDELNHASIIDGCRLSGAERKIFPHRDVETARRLLAEARAGAGGAGRHVLLITDGVFSMDGDVAPLPALVEAAEEFGAIMMVDDAHASGVMGAGGRGTVDHFGLHGRVHIQVGTLSKAWACLGGYVAGSRPLIEFLMQRARPLLFSTSHPPSVAATALAALDRIEADPGLIDRLWDNTRFFKAGLSRLGFNTGTSETPITPIMIGDEATAMRFSDRLFEEGVFALGIAFPTVPRGKARVRTIVTAGHTREQLAEALEACGRVGREMGVVTAS; this is translated from the coding sequence ATGACGGAGTCCCCGGACACGAACCCCCTCGCGTTTCTCGACGACGAGCTCGCCGCGTTGCGGGCGAAGGGCCTGTACCGCTGGCCCCGGCGGCTCACCGGCGAGCAGGCGGCGGTCTGCGTCTACGACGGGCGGCGCGTCGTTAATCTCTGTTCCAACAACTACCTCGGTCTTGCCAACGACCCGCTCCTCAAGGACGCGGCGCGGCGGGCGATCGGCGAGTACGGGGTGGGCTCGGGCGCCGTCCGCACGATCGCCGGCAACCTGGCGATTCACGAGCAGGTCGAGGCGCGGCTGGCCGCGTTCAAGCGCACGGAGGCCGCGCTGCTCTACCAGTCCGGGTTCACGGCGAACGCAGGCACGGTCTCGGCCGTGCTCGGCAAGGGCGACGTGGTCGTCAGCGACGAGCTCAACCACGCGAGCATCATCGACGGCTGCCGGCTCAGCGGGGCGGAACGCAAGATCTTCCCGCACCGCGACGTCGAGACGGCCCGGCGGCTCCTCGCCGAAGCGCGGGCCGGCGCCGGCGGCGCCGGCCGGCACGTGCTTTTGATCACCGACGGGGTCTTCAGCATGGATGGTGATGTCGCGCCGCTGCCGGCGCTCGTCGAGGCAGCCGAGGAGTTCGGGGCGATCATGATGGTGGACGATGCTCACGCGAGCGGCGTGATGGGCGCAGGCGGGCGGGGGACCGTCGATCACTTCGGCCTCCACGGCCGCGTCCACATCCAGGTGGGGACCCTCAGCAAAGCCTGGGCGTGCCTCGGGGGCTATGTCGCCGGCAGCCGCCCGTTGATCGAGTTCCTGATGCAGCGTGCGCGCCCGCTGCTCTTCAGCACGTCCCACCCCCCGTCGGTCGCCGCGACGGCGCTCGCCGCGCTCGACCGGATCGAGGCCGATCCCGGTCTCATTGACCGGTTGTGGGACAACACCAGATTCTTCAAGGCCGGCCTGTCGCGGCTCGGCTTCAACACCGGGACCAGCGAGACGCCCATCACCCCGATCATGATCGGTGACGAGGCGACGGCGATGCGCTTCTCGGACCGGCTCTTCGAGGAAGGGGTGTTTGCGCTGGGGATCGCGTTCCCGACCGTGCCCCGCGGCAAGGCGCGCGTGCGGACGATCGTGACCGCGGGCCACACGCGCGAGCAACTGGCGGAGGCACTCGAGGCGTGCGGACGGGTAGGGCGGGAGATGGGAGTGGTTACGGCGTCGTAA